The sequence CGATGTGGAACCCGGACCCCCCGGCGTACGAGGAACGGCTGCGGCGCTTCCTGACCCCACTGATGTGACGGCGCGCGCCGGGTCGCACCGGGCGCGCGCGGGAACGGCCGGGGTCCTTCCGGTTGTGATCGCGCGGTTGGCCGGAACATGCCCCCCGACCCCCTGTGGAGCCCGGTGCGTTGGCCAGCCCCGTCGCCCGCCGTGACATTCCGTTTGGGTTTTCGGACCGTCAACCGGAAGACTGCCCCTGTGACGTCCCGTATCCCGCGCGACTCCAGGCTCCGACTCGTCCGACCTCGACCCCTGGCCGCCGCCCCCGCAGCTGTGAACCAGCGGCCCACGCGCCGCCCCGCACCCCGGCCGCCGGAGGGCACCCCCGCGCCCGCCGAGCTGGCCAAAATGGCCCGCGCCGGGCTGGCCGGCGCGGTCCGCGTCGCCCGCTGGGCGGACAACGCCCTGGGCCCCGGCCGCGACGCCGCCACCGCCGACGGCAAGGCCACCCTCTCCGCCGCCACCGCGGACCGCGCGGCCGCCGACCTCGGGCTCACCCCCGAGCAGATCCGCGCCGACTGGGACACCGCACGCCTGGCCGGACTGGTCGAGGTGCACGGTGACAGCGCGCGCCCCGGCTGGCGGCTGCGCGCCTGGGACCGGGACGACAGCGCCGTGCTGCGCGGCTGGGTCGCCCTCTTCGACGCCTGGTCGCTCGCCCTGCCCGAACCCGAGGGACACGAGCCGGCCGCCGTCGCGGAGGCCGTCTCCGCCATGCCGCAGGTGCTCTCCTTCCTCCAGCTGTCCGCCGGACCCGTCCCGGTCGAACAGCTGCTCGACCTGCTCCAGCAGCGGGTCACCGAACTGCGCACCGAACGCTGCGAGGTCTCCTACGGGCCCGGCACCGAGCCCCCCGTCGAGGCCGCCGCCGAGCCCGCCGGGACCCCGGACACCCCGCCCGCCTCCCTCGCGCCGCTCCTCGACTGGGCGCTGGCGGCCCTCGCGTCCGTCGGCGCCCTCACCTGCGGCGGCGGGCAGGCCACCCTCACCCCGCTGGGCAGCTGGGCGGTGTGGGTCAAGCTGGAGCAGATCTGCGTGGCCGCGCAGAGCCCCGCCGGCAACATCGAGCAGTCCGCCGAGGACATGCTGCGCGGCTGCGCCCAGCTGCGCCCCAACGCGGCCCGCGCCGAGTACCGGGCCTGGCTCGCCGCCCGCACCGTCGGCAGCGCCGTCAGCGAGCTGATCGACGCCGCGCGGGGCGAGGACGCTTTGCTGCGCGGGCTGGCCTTCGAGGCGCTGCGCGTGGTCGGCGCCCCCGCCGAGCCCGAGGTGCGCGCGGTGGTGGACGAGCCGACGCTGCGGCCGTACGCCCTGCTGTGGCTCGCCGAGCACGACGGTCTCGACCCGGAGGACGCCCACGAGGTGCTCACCCGCGAGGAGGCCACCTGGCTCTGGGTGGACACCGCCGCGGCCGTCGCCGACCACGGCGAGGCGCCGATGCTGGTACGGCACCTGGAGTCCGCGGTGCAGCCCACCGTGCCCCGGCTGCTCGACGAGGTCCGCGCCGTCGGCCACCCGCGCACCGTGCAGGTCCTGGTCGCCCTCGCCGCCGCCCATCCCGACCCGGCCCTCGCCAAGGCCGTGCGCCGGGCCGCGTTCCAGGTGCACACCGGCGGCTGAGGGGGTGCGCCGGCGACTCCGGCGGGTGTGCGGGTCCGCGCGCCCGCCGGGGACGGCTCAGAGGCCGATCTCCGGCGCGTACGTCCCGAAGTTCCAGATGTTGCCCTCGACGTCCCGGGCCAGATAGTCCCGCGAGCCGTAGTCCTGGTCCGCCGGGGGCGCGAGGATCTCCACGCCGTGCGCCGCGGCCCGCCGGTGATGGGCGTCCACGTCGTCCACCACGACGTAGATCCCGGTGGGCCCCGCGTCGCGCAGCGCCGTGTCGAAGGGCCCGCCGCGGCCCTTGGAGGCGATCATTATCGCGCCGTTGCCCTGCACCAGCTCGGCGTGCAGCACCTTGCCGTCGGCCGCCTCGTACACGGTCAGCTCGGTGAAGCCGAGGCCCCGCGTGAGCTGCCGGATCGCCGCCTTCGCGTCCGTGTACAGCAGCGTGGGGCAGATGCCCGGCCGTCCCCCGCCCATCGATGCCATGCGGATCACTCCTCCCGTGGCTCCCGGGAATTTCTCCCCGGTCCGCCGCCCCTGGATGCGGCCCCGGGGGCGCGGACGCGGGAAATCGGCTTGCACGGCCCCGTTAGACTTCTTCCCATGGCCATTCTCCTCGCGCATTAGACGGCGGGAACGTCCTCAGCCGCCCACCCGCCAACCTCTGTACGCCCAGGAGTCTGTCCGTGATCTCCGCCACCGGAATCGAGCTGCGCGCCGGCGCCCGCATCCTCATCGAGAACGCCACCTTCCGGGTCGCCAAGGGTGACCGCATCGGCCTCGTCGGCCGCAA is a genomic window of Streptomyces sp. WP-1 containing:
- a CDS encoding VOC family protein, producing MASMGGGRPGICPTLLYTDAKAAIRQLTRGLGFTELTVYEAADGKVLHAELVQGNGAIMIASKGRGGPFDTALRDAGPTGIYVVVDDVDAHHRRAAAHGVEILAPPADQDYGSRDYLARDVEGNIWNFGTYAPEIGL